A genomic window from Antedon mediterranea chromosome 4, ecAntMedi1.1, whole genome shotgun sequence includes:
- the LOC140047609 gene encoding caspase-7-like: MEKLVQKGVYSTKKMDAILSNTNARERLLIDIETRGSFAYNAFIDSIHDGGLNEYKMTSNPRGFTVIINNYDDDDDDDDDCAALENVFNYLGFQLSVNHNLTSIETKTLLTRLSEYDHSRLDCIAVCILTHGTVNVTEIVDCFEKCETLNGKPKLFFIQACQVDETIVVQPQSLPRGCDVSITYSTLDRQYKFIQSLCKVFHSYSTKHDLMSMLTLANGTIKSNQVAATQHGLCKKLFLRPVH, encoded by the coding sequence ATGGAGAAATTGGTACAGAAAGGCGTGTATTCGACCAAGAAGATGGATGCAATTTTATCTAACACGAACGCTCGTGAACGATTGTTGATCGACATCGAAACACGAGGTAGTTTTGCGTACAATGCATTTATCGATTCTATCCATGATGGCGGATTGAACGAGTACAAGATGACTTCAAATCCGCGCGGTTTCACAGTAATCATCAacaattatgatgatgatgatgatgatgatgatgattgtgcAGCGCTTGAAAATGTCTTCAATTATCTCGGCTTCCAACTGTCTGTTAATCACAATCTGACGTCCATAGAAACGAAGACGTTGCTCACACGTCTAAGTGAATACGATCACTCTAGACTAGATTGCATTGCCGTGTGCATTCTCACTCACGGTACTGTCAATGTCACTGAAATCGTCGACTGTTTCGAAAAATGTGAAACGTTGAACGGAAAACCTAAACTCTTTTTCATACAAGCTTGTCAAGTAGACGAAACAATTGTCGTGCAGCCTCAATCGTTGCCGAGAGGCTGTGACGTATCCATTACGTATTCGACCCTGGACCGTCAGTATAAGTTTATTCAGTCACTCTGTAAAGTGTTTCATTCGTATTCAACAAAACACGATTTAATGTCCATGTTGACTCTTGCCAACGGAACAATTAAAAGCAATCAGGTGGCCGCAACCCAGCACGGTCTTTGTAAGAAACTCTTTCTACGTCCCGTGCACTAA
- the LOC140047610 gene encoding baculoviral IAP repeat-containing protein 8-like: protein MGFDMQHVSTTVNDHVKRTGGNFTSSLELLNAVTIPVNDKPTVVEEEEVEEEEDLQSVVRDLREKKTCKICMDADVCVLFIPCSHLVACWSCSNSLLLCPICRGKIDKRQKAILS from the coding sequence ATGGGTTTTGACATGCAACATGTATCGACTACTGTAAACGATCACGTGAAGAGAACCGGTGGAAACTTTACGTCTAGCCTTGAGCTTCTGAACGCTGTCACGATTCCAGTGAACGATAAACCAACAGTGGTAGAAGAGGAAGAAGTGGAGGAAGAAGAAGATTTGCAATCTGTTGTGCGCGATTTACgcgaaaaaaaaacatgtaagaTATGCATGGACGCTGACGTTTGTGTTCTTTTCATTCCATGTTCGCATTTGGTCGCCTGCTGGTCGTGTTCAAACAGTTTGCTGTTGTGTCCGATTTGTCGAGGTAAAATAGATAAACGTCAGAAAGCCATTCTCTCTTAA
- the LOC140047611 gene encoding E3 ubiquitin-protein ligase XIAP-like, giving the protein MECYERRLATYEFWIAGHVISPTSLAMSGFFYTGQDDRVECYRCHGKLSRWNAGADADTEHKKHFPLCKLMSCGNSSPLIGSKTHLVDSNSHMVRLSTFKNWPFGHIVSACTLAKSGFYYRSCCDVVECFSCNGLLERWKRGVNVDEEHRKHFPLCKFMLSTAATVATPTTTTTNRQRAMHPQYALLNVRKMTFTTVWATDHTPNGIAEAGFFAINRSQAMCFHCGGGLKD; this is encoded by the coding sequence ATGGAATGTTATGAAAGACGATTGGCCACGTATGAGTTTTGGATTGCGGGACACGTGATATCGCCTACATCGTTAGCAATGTCGGGCTTCTTTTATACGGGGCAAGACGACCGGGTAGAATGTTACCGTTGTCACGGTAAACTTTCGAGATGGAACGCCGGAGCAGATGCCGATACAGAGCACAAGAAACACTTCCCGTTGTGCAAACTGATGTCATGTGGTAACAGCAGTCCTTTAATCGGCAGTAAAACACATTTGGTCGACTCAAACTCGCATATGGTCAGATTGTCGACTTTTAAAAACTGGCCATTTGGACACATCGTATCGGCGTGCACTTTAGCAAAGTCTGGATTTTATTACAGGTCATGCTGTGACGTAGTCGAATGCTTCTCTTGCAACGGTTTACTTGAGCGATGGAAAAGAGGAGTGAATGTCGACGAAGAGCATAGAAAACATTTTCCGTTGTGTAAGTTCATGTTATCCACCGCGGCCACCGTGGCGACccccaccaccaccaccaccaataGGCAACGGGCAATGCATCCACAATACGCTCTTTTGAATGTTCGAAAAATGACGTTTACTACAGTATGGGCTACCGATCATACGCCGAACGGAATAGCCGAGGCCGGATTCTTTGCAATCAATCGGAGCCAGGCAATGTGTTTCCATTGCGGCGGTGGACTGAAAGACTGA